Genomic DNA from uncultured Methanospirillum sp.:
GCGATCTTTCTAATAATTTTGATTGCTTCTCCAACAGAGATGACTGAAAGAAACCGGGTCATGAGAAACAGCCTGGTTGACAGGTACGAATTTTAATTGGGTGCTCTCTGCAAAATCTGGAAATTTCCCGCTTTGTAATGCCAAACGTATCAGGTATCTCTAACGCTTTGGTACAGGAAAGATCTGAAGTTACCCCTTCCTGCTCAAAGATAGACTGTATCTTCTCTTCATCCATATCATTCAGTCCTAACTGTATTGGGAGAATAGTAGTGATAAACCTCTCATCCTTATTCCGGGTCTGGGTTCGCAGACATAATGTTCAAAAATCTCACACTGAATAGTCAATGTTTGATTACCAGGTTTTTATTTTATCTTTTTTCATTCGAAGTATATGATTACTCTATACTTAAGAAAAAATTTAGACGTTTCGATTAAAAAAATCCTGGCATATCATCTATAAATCATCAAGTCTGCGGCACCTTGTAGGTTCATAAGTTTCTTGAAGAATGTTGTCACGGATATCACTTGGTATATCAATAAAATCGGATTTTATCGGATTACTGGGCACGCAACCAATAGTAAAGATCAAAAAATAAAAAAATTGGATAGTAAATGATTATTATCTAATCCTGGCTGGTCTTCTCACCATATTTCACAAAATGTGGTCCGCAACTGCCATATGACTTATATATTCAAGGGCCCCATCATGTATTGCTCGGTTAAAAAAGGTCGAGCAGAAACAATAAAGGTGTTCCGGCAGAATCAACCCGAACCATGAGGTGTTTTCCCGAGTTCATGCTTCATGGTGATTCTGCCTACCGAGGAAAAGTGCAGAAGATTTCTGCAGCTATTTGTTTGCCGGTCATACTATATCAACCAGATTGGGATTCTGGTTTTCCGGATAAAATCTTTGCAAATTCAATTTAATTGCATGATTAATTCTAATTCACTATAAATATTCATAAGTGCGGCATGAGATCTGGGAATTAGTCTGGACATGAAAATCCCCAGAAAAAATATATGCATTGTGCTCAAAATTTGGAAGATATTTGCGAGATAGCGCAAAGAACATTTTTGCAGATTAATTCAACACATAATCAATTTTAACAATTTATTATTTATATTCTGTAACTCTGATCACCAATTTTCACAACTTTATTAGATCTGAATGATGTTACATAAATAGTACTTCAGAAGAAGTTCTATTACTGTAACGTGACAGTGTAGTTTCAGGGCGGCCTGCGAGTCACAACATGGTGGGATCAACCAGAATACTACAACTGACCACATTCAGAGCATTTGTACCAAACTGAGGAACACAATGAGCTCGATTACGATCAACCTGATATCAGGTCGCACCATCCAGCAGGGAGTCTCGATGGAAGGTGGCAAGGAGAAGAATAACTACCGCCTTGCCTGTGGAATCATCGAGATGGATGAAGCCGAATTTAAAAAACTCGGCGTTATGAAGAACACCAACGTGAAAGTGTCAAGCGAATTCGGGAGTGTTGTAGTCAAGGCAATAGCAGCAACACAGGGACCGCACCCGGGCATAGCATTCATTCCGATGGGACCCTGGGCAAACAAGGTAACCAGCACCGAGACCTACTCGACTGGCATGCCCACGTTTAAAGGAGTGCCGGTAACTGTAGAACCAGCGCCTGAAGAAAAAGTCCTCTCCTCAGTCGATCTTGTTCGAGAATACTGTTTTGGTGATAACTGATGTCAAAAACGATCACTGATGTAGTCTGCCCGTTCTGTGGTACGCTCTGTGATGATCTTATCGTCACCACCGATGATGAAGGAAAGAAGATCCTGAGTGTTGA
This window encodes:
- a CDS encoding molybdopterin dinucleotide binding domain-containing protein; the encoded protein is MSSITINLISGRTIQQGVSMEGGKEKNNYRLACGIIEMDEAEFKKLGVMKNTNVKVSSEFGSVVVKAIAATQGPHPGIAFIPMGPWANKVTSTETYSTGMPTFKGVPVTVEPAPEEKVLSSVDLVREYCFGDN